The Betta splendens chromosome 7, fBetSpl5.4, whole genome shotgun sequence genome includes a window with the following:
- the gripap1 gene encoding GRIP1-associated protein 1 isoform X5: MGTQAQLLELRTQNYQLSDDLRKNMAELNVVRQKIVALERDFVKAQKALNKSKKAQEVDALLSENEMLQGKLHSQEEDFRLQNSTLMAELSKLCTQIEQLEQENKALKGAEETPSQTSCPVDGELLRLQAENSTLLKKLKGLQERQVAFTEMAAPATADNGSGDPGSEQEQTAEGTNESTGQTDAQLEPSERQTHGFEPTARLDFSIEQLDGSGQTHTTSPADGLSETSVEKIVAKQTALGWSAALCPITHCFGPELEMALNTEQEEKRLLREQIHNLEASKQAEIAKLQEEITKLSDKLKKKQESFQRLQGEKEILYNDSRTKINELNQRKDEELKAMNTRIQKLQSDALAANQTTAELTEQLQSKEKEHEMALQTLKDQIQTVKTQEMNLLREQQETLAAELQQRRTDQENLLAQRDDLNSQLQESSFSNRKLLEQLTEEQQEKEKVLKELDEAKKTAEKRKAMLDDMAMQLTQEKSDHKEALSDLKLQHEKEVLGVRARYEKELRGLHEDKNRSEEEIRQQLRDEKARTKELEGLQQKLEELQAQVQSMEGTKSWFERQLKEAEKNIERKSVEHQENMEQLKREHTLQLEEKQVEMEEVKQQLVEVEKQRDDSSAAITKLKQEVKDTVDGQRILEKKGSAALKDLKRQLHLERKRADKLQERLQEILTNSRTRTGTGLEELVLSEINSPSRTQQAGDSSSVSSFSYKDMMKEAPPANQSKSGGGSPQSQRPAELSDDEVGELFQRLAEVQQEKWMLEEKVKHLEVSCSSMAEDICRKSAIIETYVMDSRRDVSAAVAVGSQGERGGLGSVLRDLVKPGDENLREMNKKLQNMLEEQLTKNMHLQKDLEALSQELVRLSKPGSG, from the exons GCTCAGCTGTTGGAGCTGCGGACTCAGAACTATCAGCTCTCTGATGATCTCAGGAAGAACATGGCTG AGCTGAACGTCGTCCGGCAGAAGATTGTTGCTTTGGAAAGAGATTTTGTCAAAGCACAGAAG gctctaaacaaaagtaaaaaagctcAG GAGGTGGACGCGTTGCTGAGTGAGAATGAGATGCTTCAGGGAAAACTGCACAGTCAGGAGGAAGACTTCAGACTCCAAAACAGCACACTGATGGCTGAACTCTCCAAG tTGTGTACTCAAATTGAGCAGCTGGAACAGGAGAACAAGGCCCTGAAAGGAGCAGAAGAAACCCCCAGTCAAACCTCCTGCCCTGTAGATGGAGAGCTGCTCCGCCTCCAGGCTGAAAACTCCACGCTTCTGAAGAAACTGAaag ggctgcaggagAGACAGGTGGCGTTCACGGAAATGGCCGCACCGGCCACTGCCGACAACGGTTCTGGTGACCCAGGAAGTGAGCAGGAGCAAACAGCCGAGGGAACTAATGAGAGCACGGGCCAG ACGGACGCTCAGCTGGAACCCAGTGAGAGGCAGACACATG GATTTGAACCCACAGCTCGTCTTGATTTCAGCATAGAGCAGCTAGATGGCTCAGGGCAGACACACACTACGAGTCCAGCAGACG GCCTGTCAGAGACGAGCGTAGAGAAGATTGTAGCTAAGCAGACAGCGCTAGGCTGGTCGGCTGCTCTCTGTCCAATAACTCACTGCTTTGGACCAGAGCTGGAGATGGCACTGAAcactgagcaggaggagaagaggctgCTGAGGGAGCAGATCCACAACCTGGAG gCGTCCAAACAGGCTGAAATCGCCAAACTGCAGGAGGAGATAACCAAG CTATCGGACAAGttaaagaagaagcaggagag TTTTCAGCGTCTGCAGGGGGAAAAGGAAATTCTGTACAACGACAGCAG AACAAAGATCAATGAGCTCAACCAAAGGAAAGACGAAGAGCTGAAGGCCATGAACACTCGCATCCAGAAGCTGCAGTCAGATGCCCTGGCAGCCAATCAG ACAACAGCAGAGCTGACAGAACAACTGCAAAGCAAAGAGAAGGAGCATGAAATGGCCCTGCAAACTCTGAAAgaccag ATCCAAACGGTGAAGACGCAGGAGATGAATCTGTTGCGCGAGCAGCAGGAGACGCTGGCGGCTGAGCTGCAACAGAGACGGACTGACCAGGAAAATCTGTTGGCGCAGAGAGACGACCTTAACTCCCAGCTACAG GAGTCAAGTTTTTCTAACCGGAAATTGTTGGAGCAGTTAACAGAAGAACaacaagagaaggagaaagtaCTGAAAGAACTGGACGAGGCTAAGAAG acggCGGAGAAGAGGAAGGCCATGCTGGACGACATGGCCATGCAGCTGACCCAGGAGAAGTCTGACCACAAGGAGGCGCTGTCAGACCTGAAATTGCAGCATGAGAAGGAG GTTCTGGGGGTAAGGGCTCGATATGAGAAGGAGCTCCGGGGACTCCACGAAGATAAGAATCGCTCCGAGGAGGAGATCCGCCAGCAGCTTAGAGATGAAAAG GCTCGTACGAAGGAGTTGGAGGGTCTtcagcagaagctggaggagctgcaggctcaggtccaGTCCATGGAGGGAACCAAAAGCTGGTTTGAGAGACAACTCAAAGAGGCAGAG aagAACATAGAGAGGAAATCTGTGGAACACCAGGAGAacatggagcagctgaagagagAACACACGCTTCAGCTGGAG GAGAagcaggtggagatggaggaagtCAAGCAGCAGCTGGTAGAGGTGGAGAAACAGAGGGACGACAGCAGCGCCGCCATCACCAAACTCAAGCAG GAGGTAAAGGACACGGTGGACGGTCAGAGGATCCTGGAGAAGAAGGGCAGTGCAGCG CTGAAGGATTTGAAGAGGCAGCTGCATCTTGAGAGGAAGCGAGCAGACAAACTGCAGGAGAGACTCCAGGAGATCCTGACCAAcagcaggaccaggacaggTACAG GTCTGGAGGAGCTGGTTCTGTCAGAGATCAACAGTCCCAGCCGGACCCAGCAGGCTGGAGACTCCTCGTCAGTCTCCTCCTTCTCCTATAAAGATATGATGAAGGAGGCACcgccagccaatcagagcaag TCGGGAGGCGGGAGTCCTCAGTCCCAGCGTCCAGCCGAGCTGTCCGACGACGAGGTGGGGGAGCTGTTCCAGCGTCTGGCTGAGGTTCAGCAGGAGAAGTggatgctggaggagaag GTAAAGCATCTGGAGGTGAGCTGTTCGTCAATGGCTGAGGACATCTGCAGGAAGAGCGCCATCATAGAGACATATGTGATGGACAGCCGCCGag ACGTgtcagctgctgtagctgtgggatctcagggagagaggggaggtcTGGGTTCAGTTCTCAGAGATTTGGTCAAACCAGGAGATGAGAATCTTCGAGAGATGAACAAGAAGCTGCAGAACATGTTGGAAGAGCAGCTGACGAAGAACATGCACCTTCAGAAG GACCTGGAGGCGTTGTCCCAGGAATTAGTCCGTCTCAGTAAACCTGGGTCAGGATGA
- the gripap1 gene encoding GRIP1-associated protein 1 isoform X8, giving the protein MGTQAQLLELRTQNYQLSDDLRKNMAELNVVRQKIVALERDFVKAQKALNKSKKAQEVDALLSENEMLQGKLHSQEEDFRLQNSTLMAELSKLCTQIEQLEQENKALKGAEETPSQTSCPVDGELLRLQAENSTLLKKLKGLQERQVAFTEMAAPATADNGSGDPGSEQEQTAEGTNESTGQTDAQLEPSERQTHELEMALNTEQEEKRLLREQIHNLEASKQAEIAKLQEEITKLSDKLKKKQESFQRLQGEKEILYNDSRTKINELNQRKDEELKAMNTRIQKLQSDALAANQTTAELTEQLQSKEKEHEMALQTLKDQVANQNAVSQEQVDNILQENDALRTNLAALEQIQTVKTQEMNLLREQQETLAAELQQRRTDQENLLAQRDDLNSQLQESSFSNRKLLEQLTEEQQEKEKVLKELDEAKKTAEKRKAMLDDMAMQLTQEKSDHKEALSDLKLQHEKEVLGVRARYEKELRGLHEDKNRSEEEIRQQLRDEKARTKELEGLQQKLEELQAQVQSMEGTKSWFERQLKEAEKNIERKSVEHQENMEQLKREHTLQLEEKQVEMEEVKQQLVEVEKQRDDSSAAITKLKQEVKDTVDGQRILEKKGSAALKDLKRQLHLERKRADKLQERLQEILTNSRTRTGTGLEELVLSEINSPSRTQQAGDSSSVSSFSYKDMMKEAPPANQSKSGGGSPQSQRPAELSDDEVGELFQRLAEVQQEKWMLEEKVKHLEVSCSSMAEDICRKSAIIETYVMDSRRDVSAAVAVGSQGERGGLGSVLRDLVKPGDENLREMNKKLQNMLEEQLTKNMHLQKDLEALSQELVRLSKPGSG; this is encoded by the exons GCTCAGCTGTTGGAGCTGCGGACTCAGAACTATCAGCTCTCTGATGATCTCAGGAAGAACATGGCTG AGCTGAACGTCGTCCGGCAGAAGATTGTTGCTTTGGAAAGAGATTTTGTCAAAGCACAGAAG gctctaaacaaaagtaaaaaagctcAG GAGGTGGACGCGTTGCTGAGTGAGAATGAGATGCTTCAGGGAAAACTGCACAGTCAGGAGGAAGACTTCAGACTCCAAAACAGCACACTGATGGCTGAACTCTCCAAG tTGTGTACTCAAATTGAGCAGCTGGAACAGGAGAACAAGGCCCTGAAAGGAGCAGAAGAAACCCCCAGTCAAACCTCCTGCCCTGTAGATGGAGAGCTGCTCCGCCTCCAGGCTGAAAACTCCACGCTTCTGAAGAAACTGAaag ggctgcaggagAGACAGGTGGCGTTCACGGAAATGGCCGCACCGGCCACTGCCGACAACGGTTCTGGTGACCCAGGAAGTGAGCAGGAGCAAACAGCCGAGGGAACTAATGAGAGCACGGGCCAG ACGGACGCTCAGCTGGAACCCAGTGAGAGGCAGACACATG AGCTGGAGATGGCACTGAAcactgagcaggaggagaagaggctgCTGAGGGAGCAGATCCACAACCTGGAG gCGTCCAAACAGGCTGAAATCGCCAAACTGCAGGAGGAGATAACCAAG CTATCGGACAAGttaaagaagaagcaggagag TTTTCAGCGTCTGCAGGGGGAAAAGGAAATTCTGTACAACGACAGCAG AACAAAGATCAATGAGCTCAACCAAAGGAAAGACGAAGAGCTGAAGGCCATGAACACTCGCATCCAGAAGCTGCAGTCAGATGCCCTGGCAGCCAATCAG ACAACAGCAGAGCTGACAGAACAACTGCAAAGCAAAGAGAAGGAGCATGAAATGGCCCTGCAAACTCTGAAAgaccag GTAGCCAATCAGAATGCAGTCAGTCAGGAGCAGGTGGACAACATCTTGCAGGAGAATGATGCTCTGAGGACAAACCTAGCTGCTCTAGAACAG ATCCAAACGGTGAAGACGCAGGAGATGAATCTGTTGCGCGAGCAGCAGGAGACGCTGGCGGCTGAGCTGCAACAGAGACGGACTGACCAGGAAAATCTGTTGGCGCAGAGAGACGACCTTAACTCCCAGCTACAG GAGTCAAGTTTTTCTAACCGGAAATTGTTGGAGCAGTTAACAGAAGAACaacaagagaaggagaaagtaCTGAAAGAACTGGACGAGGCTAAGAAG acggCGGAGAAGAGGAAGGCCATGCTGGACGACATGGCCATGCAGCTGACCCAGGAGAAGTCTGACCACAAGGAGGCGCTGTCAGACCTGAAATTGCAGCATGAGAAGGAG GTTCTGGGGGTAAGGGCTCGATATGAGAAGGAGCTCCGGGGACTCCACGAAGATAAGAATCGCTCCGAGGAGGAGATCCGCCAGCAGCTTAGAGATGAAAAG GCTCGTACGAAGGAGTTGGAGGGTCTtcagcagaagctggaggagctgcaggctcaggtccaGTCCATGGAGGGAACCAAAAGCTGGTTTGAGAGACAACTCAAAGAGGCAGAG aagAACATAGAGAGGAAATCTGTGGAACACCAGGAGAacatggagcagctgaagagagAACACACGCTTCAGCTGGAG GAGAagcaggtggagatggaggaagtCAAGCAGCAGCTGGTAGAGGTGGAGAAACAGAGGGACGACAGCAGCGCCGCCATCACCAAACTCAAGCAG GAGGTAAAGGACACGGTGGACGGTCAGAGGATCCTGGAGAAGAAGGGCAGTGCAGCG CTGAAGGATTTGAAGAGGCAGCTGCATCTTGAGAGGAAGCGAGCAGACAAACTGCAGGAGAGACTCCAGGAGATCCTGACCAAcagcaggaccaggacaggTACAG GTCTGGAGGAGCTGGTTCTGTCAGAGATCAACAGTCCCAGCCGGACCCAGCAGGCTGGAGACTCCTCGTCAGTCTCCTCCTTCTCCTATAAAGATATGATGAAGGAGGCACcgccagccaatcagagcaag TCGGGAGGCGGGAGTCCTCAGTCCCAGCGTCCAGCCGAGCTGTCCGACGACGAGGTGGGGGAGCTGTTCCAGCGTCTGGCTGAGGTTCAGCAGGAGAAGTggatgctggaggagaag GTAAAGCATCTGGAGGTGAGCTGTTCGTCAATGGCTGAGGACATCTGCAGGAAGAGCGCCATCATAGAGACATATGTGATGGACAGCCGCCGag ACGTgtcagctgctgtagctgtgggatctcagggagagaggggaggtcTGGGTTCAGTTCTCAGAGATTTGGTCAAACCAGGAGATGAGAATCTTCGAGAGATGAACAAGAAGCTGCAGAACATGTTGGAAGAGCAGCTGACGAAGAACATGCACCTTCAGAAG GACCTGGAGGCGTTGTCCCAGGAATTAGTCCGTCTCAGTAAACCTGGGTCAGGATGA
- the gripap1 gene encoding GRIP1-associated protein 1 isoform X2 gives MGTQAQLLELRTQNYQLSDDLRKNMAELNVVRQKIVALERDFVKAQKALNKSKKAQEVDALLSENEMLQGKLHSQEEDFRLQNSTLMAELSKLCTQIEQLEQENKALKGAEETPSQTSCPVDGELLRLQAENSTLLKKLKGLQERQVAFTEMAAPATADNGSGDPGSEQEQTAEGTNESTGQTDAQLEPSERQTHARLDFSIEQLDGSGQTHTTSPADGLSETSVEKIVAKQTALGWSAALCPITHCFGPELEMALNTEQEEKRLLREQIHNLEASKQAEIAKLQEEITKLSDKLKKKQESFQRLQGEKEILYNDSRTKINELNQRKDEELKAMNTRIQKLQSDALAANQTTAELTEQLQSKEKEHEMALQTLKDQVANQNAVSQEQVDNILQENDALRTNLAALEQIQTVKTQEMNLLREQQETLAAELQQRRTDQENLLAQRDDLNSQLQESSFSNRKLLEQLTEEQQEKEKVLKELDEAKKTAEKRKAMLDDMAMQLTQEKSDHKEALSDLKLQHEKEVLGVRARYEKELRGLHEDKNRSEEEIRQQLRDEKARTKELEGLQQKLEELQAQVQSMEGTKSWFERQLKEAEKNIERKSVEHQENMEQLKREHTLQLEEKQVEMEEVKQQLVEVEKQRDDSSAAITKLKQEVKDTVDGQRILEKKGSAALKDLKRQLHLERKRADKLQERLQEILTNSRTRTGTGLEELVLSEINSPSRTQQAGDSSSVSSFSYKDMMKEAPPANQSKSGGGSPQSQRPAELSDDEVGELFQRLAEVQQEKWMLEEKVKHLEVSCSSMAEDICRKSAIIETYVMDSRRDVSAAVAVGSQGERGGLGSVLRDLVKPGDENLREMNKKLQNMLEEQLTKNMHLQKDLEALSQELVRLSKPGSG, from the exons GCTCAGCTGTTGGAGCTGCGGACTCAGAACTATCAGCTCTCTGATGATCTCAGGAAGAACATGGCTG AGCTGAACGTCGTCCGGCAGAAGATTGTTGCTTTGGAAAGAGATTTTGTCAAAGCACAGAAG gctctaaacaaaagtaaaaaagctcAG GAGGTGGACGCGTTGCTGAGTGAGAATGAGATGCTTCAGGGAAAACTGCACAGTCAGGAGGAAGACTTCAGACTCCAAAACAGCACACTGATGGCTGAACTCTCCAAG tTGTGTACTCAAATTGAGCAGCTGGAACAGGAGAACAAGGCCCTGAAAGGAGCAGAAGAAACCCCCAGTCAAACCTCCTGCCCTGTAGATGGAGAGCTGCTCCGCCTCCAGGCTGAAAACTCCACGCTTCTGAAGAAACTGAaag ggctgcaggagAGACAGGTGGCGTTCACGGAAATGGCCGCACCGGCCACTGCCGACAACGGTTCTGGTGACCCAGGAAGTGAGCAGGAGCAAACAGCCGAGGGAACTAATGAGAGCACGGGCCAG ACGGACGCTCAGCTGGAACCCAGTGAGAGGCAGACACATG CTCGTCTTGATTTCAGCATAGAGCAGCTAGATGGCTCAGGGCAGACACACACTACGAGTCCAGCAGACG GCCTGTCAGAGACGAGCGTAGAGAAGATTGTAGCTAAGCAGACAGCGCTAGGCTGGTCGGCTGCTCTCTGTCCAATAACTCACTGCTTTGGACCAGAGCTGGAGATGGCACTGAAcactgagcaggaggagaagaggctgCTGAGGGAGCAGATCCACAACCTGGAG gCGTCCAAACAGGCTGAAATCGCCAAACTGCAGGAGGAGATAACCAAG CTATCGGACAAGttaaagaagaagcaggagag TTTTCAGCGTCTGCAGGGGGAAAAGGAAATTCTGTACAACGACAGCAG AACAAAGATCAATGAGCTCAACCAAAGGAAAGACGAAGAGCTGAAGGCCATGAACACTCGCATCCAGAAGCTGCAGTCAGATGCCCTGGCAGCCAATCAG ACAACAGCAGAGCTGACAGAACAACTGCAAAGCAAAGAGAAGGAGCATGAAATGGCCCTGCAAACTCTGAAAgaccag GTAGCCAATCAGAATGCAGTCAGTCAGGAGCAGGTGGACAACATCTTGCAGGAGAATGATGCTCTGAGGACAAACCTAGCTGCTCTAGAACAG ATCCAAACGGTGAAGACGCAGGAGATGAATCTGTTGCGCGAGCAGCAGGAGACGCTGGCGGCTGAGCTGCAACAGAGACGGACTGACCAGGAAAATCTGTTGGCGCAGAGAGACGACCTTAACTCCCAGCTACAG GAGTCAAGTTTTTCTAACCGGAAATTGTTGGAGCAGTTAACAGAAGAACaacaagagaaggagaaagtaCTGAAAGAACTGGACGAGGCTAAGAAG acggCGGAGAAGAGGAAGGCCATGCTGGACGACATGGCCATGCAGCTGACCCAGGAGAAGTCTGACCACAAGGAGGCGCTGTCAGACCTGAAATTGCAGCATGAGAAGGAG GTTCTGGGGGTAAGGGCTCGATATGAGAAGGAGCTCCGGGGACTCCACGAAGATAAGAATCGCTCCGAGGAGGAGATCCGCCAGCAGCTTAGAGATGAAAAG GCTCGTACGAAGGAGTTGGAGGGTCTtcagcagaagctggaggagctgcaggctcaggtccaGTCCATGGAGGGAACCAAAAGCTGGTTTGAGAGACAACTCAAAGAGGCAGAG aagAACATAGAGAGGAAATCTGTGGAACACCAGGAGAacatggagcagctgaagagagAACACACGCTTCAGCTGGAG GAGAagcaggtggagatggaggaagtCAAGCAGCAGCTGGTAGAGGTGGAGAAACAGAGGGACGACAGCAGCGCCGCCATCACCAAACTCAAGCAG GAGGTAAAGGACACGGTGGACGGTCAGAGGATCCTGGAGAAGAAGGGCAGTGCAGCG CTGAAGGATTTGAAGAGGCAGCTGCATCTTGAGAGGAAGCGAGCAGACAAACTGCAGGAGAGACTCCAGGAGATCCTGACCAAcagcaggaccaggacaggTACAG GTCTGGAGGAGCTGGTTCTGTCAGAGATCAACAGTCCCAGCCGGACCCAGCAGGCTGGAGACTCCTCGTCAGTCTCCTCCTTCTCCTATAAAGATATGATGAAGGAGGCACcgccagccaatcagagcaag TCGGGAGGCGGGAGTCCTCAGTCCCAGCGTCCAGCCGAGCTGTCCGACGACGAGGTGGGGGAGCTGTTCCAGCGTCTGGCTGAGGTTCAGCAGGAGAAGTggatgctggaggagaag GTAAAGCATCTGGAGGTGAGCTGTTCGTCAATGGCTGAGGACATCTGCAGGAAGAGCGCCATCATAGAGACATATGTGATGGACAGCCGCCGag ACGTgtcagctgctgtagctgtgggatctcagggagagaggggaggtcTGGGTTCAGTTCTCAGAGATTTGGTCAAACCAGGAGATGAGAATCTTCGAGAGATGAACAAGAAGCTGCAGAACATGTTGGAAGAGCAGCTGACGAAGAACATGCACCTTCAGAAG GACCTGGAGGCGTTGTCCCAGGAATTAGTCCGTCTCAGTAAACCTGGGTCAGGATGA
- the gripap1 gene encoding GRIP1-associated protein 1 isoform X4 — protein MGTQAQLLELRTQNYQLSDDLRKNMAELNVVRQKIVALERDFVKAQKALNKSKKAQEVDALLSENEMLQGKLHSQEEDFRLQNSTLMAELSKLCTQIEQLEQENKALKGAEETPSQTSCPVDGELLRLQAENSTLLKKLKGLQERQVAFTEMAAPATADNGSGDPGSEQEQTAEGTNESTGQTDAQLEPSERQTHGLSETSVEKIVAKQTALGWSAALCPITHCFGPELEMALNTEQEEKRLLREQIHNLEASKQAEIAKLQEEITKLSDKLKKKQESFQRLQGEKEILYNDSRTKINELNQRKDEELKAMNTRIQKLQSDALAANQTTAELTEQLQSKEKEHEMALQTLKDQVANQNAVSQEQVDNILQENDALRTNLAALEQIQTVKTQEMNLLREQQETLAAELQQRRTDQENLLAQRDDLNSQLQESSFSNRKLLEQLTEEQQEKEKVLKELDEAKKTAEKRKAMLDDMAMQLTQEKSDHKEALSDLKLQHEKEVLGVRARYEKELRGLHEDKNRSEEEIRQQLRDEKARTKELEGLQQKLEELQAQVQSMEGTKSWFERQLKEAEKNIERKSVEHQENMEQLKREHTLQLEEKQVEMEEVKQQLVEVEKQRDDSSAAITKLKQEVKDTVDGQRILEKKGSAALKDLKRQLHLERKRADKLQERLQEILTNSRTRTGTGLEELVLSEINSPSRTQQAGDSSSVSSFSYKDMMKEAPPANQSKSGGGSPQSQRPAELSDDEVGELFQRLAEVQQEKWMLEEKVKHLEVSCSSMAEDICRKSAIIETYVMDSRRDVSAAVAVGSQGERGGLGSVLRDLVKPGDENLREMNKKLQNMLEEQLTKNMHLQKDLEALSQELVRLSKPGSG, from the exons GCTCAGCTGTTGGAGCTGCGGACTCAGAACTATCAGCTCTCTGATGATCTCAGGAAGAACATGGCTG AGCTGAACGTCGTCCGGCAGAAGATTGTTGCTTTGGAAAGAGATTTTGTCAAAGCACAGAAG gctctaaacaaaagtaaaaaagctcAG GAGGTGGACGCGTTGCTGAGTGAGAATGAGATGCTTCAGGGAAAACTGCACAGTCAGGAGGAAGACTTCAGACTCCAAAACAGCACACTGATGGCTGAACTCTCCAAG tTGTGTACTCAAATTGAGCAGCTGGAACAGGAGAACAAGGCCCTGAAAGGAGCAGAAGAAACCCCCAGTCAAACCTCCTGCCCTGTAGATGGAGAGCTGCTCCGCCTCCAGGCTGAAAACTCCACGCTTCTGAAGAAACTGAaag ggctgcaggagAGACAGGTGGCGTTCACGGAAATGGCCGCACCGGCCACTGCCGACAACGGTTCTGGTGACCCAGGAAGTGAGCAGGAGCAAACAGCCGAGGGAACTAATGAGAGCACGGGCCAG ACGGACGCTCAGCTGGAACCCAGTGAGAGGCAGACACATG GCCTGTCAGAGACGAGCGTAGAGAAGATTGTAGCTAAGCAGACAGCGCTAGGCTGGTCGGCTGCTCTCTGTCCAATAACTCACTGCTTTGGACCAGAGCTGGAGATGGCACTGAAcactgagcaggaggagaagaggctgCTGAGGGAGCAGATCCACAACCTGGAG gCGTCCAAACAGGCTGAAATCGCCAAACTGCAGGAGGAGATAACCAAG CTATCGGACAAGttaaagaagaagcaggagag TTTTCAGCGTCTGCAGGGGGAAAAGGAAATTCTGTACAACGACAGCAG AACAAAGATCAATGAGCTCAACCAAAGGAAAGACGAAGAGCTGAAGGCCATGAACACTCGCATCCAGAAGCTGCAGTCAGATGCCCTGGCAGCCAATCAG ACAACAGCAGAGCTGACAGAACAACTGCAAAGCAAAGAGAAGGAGCATGAAATGGCCCTGCAAACTCTGAAAgaccag GTAGCCAATCAGAATGCAGTCAGTCAGGAGCAGGTGGACAACATCTTGCAGGAGAATGATGCTCTGAGGACAAACCTAGCTGCTCTAGAACAG ATCCAAACGGTGAAGACGCAGGAGATGAATCTGTTGCGCGAGCAGCAGGAGACGCTGGCGGCTGAGCTGCAACAGAGACGGACTGACCAGGAAAATCTGTTGGCGCAGAGAGACGACCTTAACTCCCAGCTACAG GAGTCAAGTTTTTCTAACCGGAAATTGTTGGAGCAGTTAACAGAAGAACaacaagagaaggagaaagtaCTGAAAGAACTGGACGAGGCTAAGAAG acggCGGAGAAGAGGAAGGCCATGCTGGACGACATGGCCATGCAGCTGACCCAGGAGAAGTCTGACCACAAGGAGGCGCTGTCAGACCTGAAATTGCAGCATGAGAAGGAG GTTCTGGGGGTAAGGGCTCGATATGAGAAGGAGCTCCGGGGACTCCACGAAGATAAGAATCGCTCCGAGGAGGAGATCCGCCAGCAGCTTAGAGATGAAAAG GCTCGTACGAAGGAGTTGGAGGGTCTtcagcagaagctggaggagctgcaggctcaggtccaGTCCATGGAGGGAACCAAAAGCTGGTTTGAGAGACAACTCAAAGAGGCAGAG aagAACATAGAGAGGAAATCTGTGGAACACCAGGAGAacatggagcagctgaagagagAACACACGCTTCAGCTGGAG GAGAagcaggtggagatggaggaagtCAAGCAGCAGCTGGTAGAGGTGGAGAAACAGAGGGACGACAGCAGCGCCGCCATCACCAAACTCAAGCAG GAGGTAAAGGACACGGTGGACGGTCAGAGGATCCTGGAGAAGAAGGGCAGTGCAGCG CTGAAGGATTTGAAGAGGCAGCTGCATCTTGAGAGGAAGCGAGCAGACAAACTGCAGGAGAGACTCCAGGAGATCCTGACCAAcagcaggaccaggacaggTACAG GTCTGGAGGAGCTGGTTCTGTCAGAGATCAACAGTCCCAGCCGGACCCAGCAGGCTGGAGACTCCTCGTCAGTCTCCTCCTTCTCCTATAAAGATATGATGAAGGAGGCACcgccagccaatcagagcaag TCGGGAGGCGGGAGTCCTCAGTCCCAGCGTCCAGCCGAGCTGTCCGACGACGAGGTGGGGGAGCTGTTCCAGCGTCTGGCTGAGGTTCAGCAGGAGAAGTggatgctggaggagaag GTAAAGCATCTGGAGGTGAGCTGTTCGTCAATGGCTGAGGACATCTGCAGGAAGAGCGCCATCATAGAGACATATGTGATGGACAGCCGCCGag ACGTgtcagctgctgtagctgtgggatctcagggagagaggggaggtcTGGGTTCAGTTCTCAGAGATTTGGTCAAACCAGGAGATGAGAATCTTCGAGAGATGAACAAGAAGCTGCAGAACATGTTGGAAGAGCAGCTGACGAAGAACATGCACCTTCAGAAG GACCTGGAGGCGTTGTCCCAGGAATTAGTCCGTCTCAGTAAACCTGGGTCAGGATGA